A region from the Francisella orientalis FNO12 genome encodes:
- a CDS encoding phosphatase PAP2 family protein — translation MKCLDCKLAKRTFLYGIVTLIVVIFSYNFLDVKVANLIHTSDFFGTTISTAAALTSQIFSPKIWAIITTIVPLICIYKHITKKPSEKLYIISLTLIMTILITTIIKVILARYRPEMLLFDNRYGFHFFSFKKAYNSMPSGHTALTFAGLFAIANFFDKKFITIIALAICCFVAVSRIIILDHFISDVIVAAYIGIFTYLWSKAFVENKRTN, via the coding sequence ATGAAATGCCTTGATTGTAAGCTTGCAAAAAGAACTTTTTTATACGGTATAGTAACATTAATAGTCGTAATATTTAGTTATAATTTTCTAGATGTAAAAGTAGCAAACCTTATACACACTAGTGATTTTTTTGGTACAACTATTAGTACTGCAGCAGCCCTAACATCTCAAATTTTTTCACCTAAAATTTGGGCCATCATCACTACTATTGTTCCACTAATATGTATTTATAAACACATAACTAAAAAGCCATCAGAAAAACTCTACATTATATCATTAACACTAATAATGACTATTTTAATTACCACTATAATCAAAGTCATATTAGCAAGGTATAGGCCAGAAATGTTACTCTTTGACAACAGATATGGCTTTCACTTTTTCTCTTTCAAAAAAGCTTATAATTCTATGCCTTCTGGCCATACAGCATTAACTTTTGCTGGCTTATTTGCTATAGCCAACTTTTTTGACAAAAAATTTATTACCATCATAGCTTTAGCAATATGTTGTTTCGTTGCTGTTAGTAGAATTATTATATTAGATCACTTTATCTCTGATGTAATAGTAGCTGCATATATAGGTATTTTTACCTACTTATGGTCAAAAGCATTTGTTGAAAATAAAAGAACGAACTAA
- a CDS encoding RNA pyrophosphohydrolase: protein MIDKSGYRANVAIVLLNRQNRVFWGQRKSRTSWQFPQGGVTTGETPLQAMYRELYEEVGLRPHDVEVIASTRDWFKYDIPDSLVRSKEPVCIGQKQKWFLLRLKTSESNINLEANDSPEFDNWRWVSYWYPINHVVYFKQDVYRKALTYFKEYIN, encoded by the coding sequence ATGATAGATAAAAGTGGGTATCGAGCGAATGTAGCGATAGTTTTACTAAATAGACAAAATAGAGTTTTTTGGGGTCAAAGAAAGAGCAGAACTTCTTGGCAATTTCCTCAGGGAGGAGTTACAACAGGTGAGACACCATTGCAGGCTATGTATAGAGAGTTGTACGAAGAAGTTGGTTTACGCCCTCATGATGTTGAAGTAATTGCATCTACTAGAGATTGGTTTAAATATGATATTCCAGACTCACTTGTGAGAAGTAAAGAACCGGTATGTATAGGGCAGAAACAAAAATGGTTTTTATTAAGGTTAAAAACTTCAGAAAGTAATATTAACTTAGAGGCTAACGACTCGCCTGAGTTTGATAATTGGAGATGGGTAAGTTATTGGTATCCGATAAATCATGTGGTTTATTTCAAGCAAGATGTTTATCGAAAAGCACTGACTTATTTCAAAGAATATATAAATTGA
- a CDS encoding AMP-binding protein, translating to MILYLSSSAKSFNIVINTQVNTLKIVIPNTLSNSFFIQAKQTPNDIAITDENIELTYQQTANQITNLAKFLLKNGHDQHSIISIYSSKRYEIIIAFLAILAIGASCVQLDKSFPSPLLKDIIDDTNSDLMLCDEIPDIKSVKCIDYINIISKCDDSYIQESIDINVDPEKDFWLVYSSGTTGKNKGISISHRAILESYKIRETIKPYDSSSSIGCNIYYLWEAFRPLLKGGKTNIIPDTILYDFKALAKYIKNKKINETLFTPSYLETLLSTSENTAIEIFNNIDTCWLNGEVVSSWLQYKLEKFMSFKNIYNLYSISECHDVTVYKLHPNDKYLEEDGIVPVGHVLPKVYAVVLNENKEIVKNGQKGEVYIHSIGLANEYINRPDLNAERFITAANSPIKKRLYKTGDFGKLSDDGQLITIYGRCDYIIKLRGYTLSLPFIESVIKDKLDIMHCIVDKIGATRISESLIAYLEIPKENQDTFRQQWDLKNNNKPSKKLLDKISPHLAHYMLPKYIVLLDEIPLNRYSNKLDRNSIKHDDLIIEAQEVQAINNIEDYKRLWSNILNISEDDISQTSCFLSLVDHPYLQCYL from the coding sequence TTGATTCTTTACTTATCTTCATCAGCCAAATCATTTAACATAGTTATTAATACTCAAGTAAACACCCTTAAAATAGTGATTCCAAATACCCTTAGCAATAGCTTTTTTATTCAAGCTAAACAAACTCCTAACGATATAGCTATCACTGATGAAAATATTGAACTTACATATCAGCAAACAGCTAATCAAATCACAAATTTAGCAAAATTTTTATTAAAAAATGGTCATGATCAGCATAGTATAATCTCAATATATAGCTCAAAAAGATATGAAATCATTATTGCGTTTCTTGCAATATTAGCAATTGGCGCAAGTTGCGTACAGTTAGATAAATCATTTCCTTCACCTCTGCTTAAGGATATCATAGACGACACAAACTCAGATCTAATGTTATGTGATGAGATACCAGATATTAAATCAGTTAAATGTATAGATTATATAAATATCATCTCAAAATGTGATGACTCTTACATTCAAGAATCTATAGATATAAACGTAGATCCAGAGAAAGATTTTTGGTTAGTATATTCATCAGGTACTACAGGTAAAAATAAAGGCATCTCAATATCTCACAGAGCGATACTTGAATCATATAAGATTAGAGAAACTATCAAACCCTACGATAGTAGTAGTTCAATTGGTTGTAATATTTATTATCTCTGGGAAGCATTTAGACCCTTATTAAAAGGTGGAAAAACTAATATAATTCCAGATACCATACTTTATGATTTTAAAGCGCTTGCAAAATATATCAAAAATAAGAAGATCAATGAAACTCTCTTTACACCTTCGTATCTTGAAACACTACTATCCACTTCTGAAAATACTGCTATAGAAATATTTAATAATATTGATACATGTTGGTTAAATGGTGAAGTAGTTTCTAGTTGGTTACAATACAAACTAGAAAAATTCATGAGCTTTAAAAATATATATAATCTGTATTCTATATCTGAATGTCACGATGTTACTGTATACAAATTACATCCAAATGATAAATATTTAGAAGAAGATGGCATTGTCCCTGTTGGTCACGTACTTCCAAAAGTTTATGCTGTTGTACTTAATGAGAATAAAGAAATAGTTAAGAATGGCCAAAAGGGAGAAGTATATATCCATTCAATAGGATTAGCTAATGAATACATTAACAGACCTGATCTGAACGCAGAAAGATTTATCACCGCAGCAAATAGTCCTATCAAAAAACGACTTTATAAAACTGGAGATTTTGGCAAGCTATCAGATGATGGACAATTAATAACAATATATGGTCGATGTGATTATATTATCAAATTAAGAGGTTATACTCTTTCATTACCATTTATTGAATCCGTCATAAAAGATAAACTCGACATAATGCACTGTATAGTAGATAAAATTGGTGCTACAAGAATATCAGAATCACTGATTGCATATTTAGAGATTCCTAAAGAGAATCAAGATACTTTTCGCCAGCAGTGGGATTTAAAAAATAATAATAAGCCATCTAAAAAACTACTAGATAAAATTTCTCCCCATTTAGCTCACTATATGCTCCCTAAATATATTGTTCTACTCGATGAAATACCTCTTAATAGATACTCAAACAAACTTGATAGAAATAGCATTAAACATGATGATTTAATCATTGAAGCTCAAGAAGTTCAAGCAATCAATAATATAGAAGATTACAAAAGATTATGGTCAAATATCTTAAATATATCTGAAGATGATATATCTCAAACAAGCTGTTTTTTGAGCTTGGTGGATCATCCTTATCTGCAATGTTACTTATAA
- a CDS encoding SDR family oxidoreductase gives MYCLVRATDKNQARQRVEKTLEKLNIKTNFKIVYLNGDITKINFGLDSKKWLELSKEIEQLL, from the coding sequence ATTTACTGTTTGGTACGAGCTACAGATAAGAATCAAGCAAGACAAAGAGTCGAAAAAACTCTTGAAAAACTTAATATTAAAACAAACTTTAAAATAGTCTATTTAAATGGAGATATTACCAAAATAAACTTTGGTTTAGATAGTAAAAAATGGTTAGAACTGTCTAAAGAGATAGAGCAGCTTCTGTAA